The genomic window TAAAACCAATACTCGGGCTGCTTTCACTGTGCCTGCTGCTGTCATAAGCATAGGCATAAATTTTTTATAAAATTGGGTAGCTAATAATATAGATTTATAACCAGAGATATTTGCTTGTGAAGATAAGACATCCATGCTTTGAGCTCTCGAGTTTCTTGGAAGTGCTTCGAGCGCAAAACATGTTAAGCCTTGATTAGCCATGATTTCTTTAAGTGGGTAATTAAAAGGCTCTAGTAAACCAATAATTATAGTGTCTTTTTTTAGAGATTTAATTTCATCGTGACTTGGTGCGCGTACCTTAAGAATAATTTCTGTGTCGGTGACCTTGCTCTTAGATTCCACGATTGCACCTTCATTTATAAAGGCCTGATCTGAAATATGAGCTTTTACTCCTGCATCTTTTTCAATAAACACTTGGCATTTCATTTGAATTAATTTCTTAACAATTTCAGGCGTGATAGCTACACGATTTTCTCCATCAACTATTTCTTTAAGAATACCAATTTTCATTTATGACTTCTTTTATAAATTAACTAATGAAGTTTTACTTGGGCTTCTGATCTACGCGTAATCATTCGAGCCAATGACTGCAATGCCATACTCGTAAATCCATGTAAGGCCATTAAATGCATTTTGTAAAGTGATTGATACATCAATCGTGCAATTATACCTTCAATAAACATAGAATCTCCTATGAGAGAGCCCATTAAATTACCAACGGTTGAATATGTCCCCAGGTTGACAAGTGAGCCATAGTCTTTATAAACGTAGCGAGGTAAATGTGTTTTTCCTTTAACACGTAACTTCATACTTTTAAAAAGAAGATTTGCTTGTTGATGGGCAGCCTGCGCTCTTGGCGGAACATATTGATCAGTACCATCGATCGGACATGCAGCACAGTCTCCAAAAGCAAAAATTGAATCATCCTTAGTTGTTTGTAATGAACTATTCACCATTAATTGATTGATACGATTAGTTTCTAACCCATCAATATTCTTTAAGAAATCTGGTGCCTTCACTCCTGCTGCCCAAACCACAAGGCCTGAAGAAATAATTTTTTTAGTGTGTGTCTTAATACCTTTTGCAGAAACTTCAGTCACACGCTCACCCAAATAAAGATGTACATTTAACTTACGTAATTCCAACGCTACAGAGTTAGATAATTTTTTTGGTAGCGCTGGAAGTAAGCGAGAACTTGCTTCAATGATAGATATTTTTATGTCACGATCAGGATTGACGCGATCAATACCGTATACAGTCATTTCGCGTGTGGCTTTATGAAGTTCTGCTGCAAGTTCAACGCCTGTAGCTCCTGCGCCTACAATCACCACTTCAAGCTGACCTGGCTGAATCGATTTCTTTTGTGTTTGTGCTTTTAAAATAGCATGATGTAATTTTTGATGAAATACTTCGGCTTGCTCTTGTGTATCTAATGCAATCGAGTGTTCTGCTGCACCTTTAATACCAAAATCGTTCGTAGTGCTGCCTACAGATATAACTAATGTGTCGTAATGAAAACTTCTTCTTGGAATAATTTCTTTACCATCTTCATCTATATATGATGCGATCGATATTTCTTTCTTACGACGGTTGAGTCGATCCATACGGCCTAAGCGGAAACGAAAGTGGTGCCAATGAGCTTGAGCCATGTATTCCAATTCATGCTTATCAGGGTTCATACTCCCTGCAGCAATTTCGTGAAGGAGTGGCTTCCATACATGTGTCTTCGTGCAATCAATCAAAGTGATTTCGGCTTTTTTATTTTTACCTAATGTATCGCCTAATTTAGTGGCAAGCTCTAAGCCGCCTGCACCCCCACCTACTATCACAATCTTATGCATTTCACTTCCTTAAATACAGACAATAAAAAAACCACTACAGCAATTATACAGGAGTGGTTTTTTATTATTTTCCAGAAACTATCTAGATGATTTCAAATTACTCGTTACCTGTAAGTCCTTTTCCTTGCGTACGAACCCAGGCAATAACCTTTAAAAGTTCATCCACCTTAAGTCCGTTTGTAGGATCCGTAGCATCCATAATACCTAAACCTTTTCCACCCATACCACCGTTTGTCCCATGCCATAAAGTTTCAAACATACCTTTGTTTGTTGCATCTTTAGGATAGCGGAATGTAGGGCCTACTAGACCCGGGCCTACTTGACCCTTTGCATCTCCACCATGGCACTGAGTGCATGAGTAAAGTCCGAAAAGCTTTTTACCTTTTGCTTCTGCTTCTGCATTACCAACATATGAATTTTTACCAGTAGCTAAAAATTCTTTTGCTGCTGGCGTATCAAAGAGAGCTGCGTCAAGTTTAAACGTACTTCCATCTGTTGTTTTTACAAACGTAACATCAGCAGATGCCACACTTACAATTGTCATCATAGAAACTAAAAGTGATGACATGAGTACTTTTTTTACTAACATAATTTCTCCTAAAAATTGCGTTAACCTTTAAGGCTGTTCGCTCCTAAATATAAATTCTACAAAGCTGTTTTATTTTCCAAAAATTCTAAGAAAACATACAATAATATTACTCATTTTTTGTTATAAAGTCACCCTTTTGGAGTGACTTTTTTTTGAACTTTACTTGCCTGTCTTGTCGCCCATCACCACTGGCACATGAGGGATGCCGTAATCATCTAAAATCTTCATAATTTTAGATTGGTTTCGATCAAGGGCACCTTGAATCATTTCCATTCGGTCTTTATCTTTCTTTCTTACTGCGAGAGAAACATTAAATTCTGATTTGCCTTTTTGAGTATCAAATGAATTTCGTTCAGATTTAAATTCAGGAAGTGGGACAATTACTAAAGGCTCCTTGGCGGCTTTTGCATAGTAGCCTCCTATAGGTCCCCATATAATAGCAACATCAATTTTTCCCGCGACTAAATCATCGATCATATGACCTGGTGGTAAATTTAGATCTCTTTGTAATCGGTAAGGACGAGCATTCCCCATAAGATCATGATCGCGCAATGCAATGGTGGGTGGGCTTTCACCTACAATACCAATAATACCTTTTCTTAAATCTTCTGAATCCCAATCTTTAATATTGTAGTTACTTGATTTTCGATACACGAATACATAACCGGAGCGATAATAAGGCTTTGAAGTGCGCAATGAATCGACATCTGATCCCATCCCAATAATCACATCACAGCGTTGCGCATTAATCGTGTTTCTTAAATAGCCCTGACGATCAAGCCAAAATTCATAACCCAGCTCCTTGCCTAAATCTTTTGCTAAAACTTCTGCAATTTTATTTTCAAAGCCCTCACCTTTTTGATTTGAGTAAGGTAAATTTTCTGGGTCAGCACACACTCTAAATTCTTTATCTACAGGGGTTCGATATGGCATACCAGGTAAACCATCTTCACGCTCCTGTCCTGCAGCAAAAGCATTCCCCATAAAAGCTATATTCATTACATACAAAAACATCATTATTTTTTTAAACATTTTTTTCCTTACCAGTTAAATATCATGGGCCCTATAAAAAAACACCCCACTCGAAAGTGGGGTGCTTATAGGACATACTAACTAACAGTTAGTTCTATAAAAAATCTTTCGATTAATTATAGGCTAAATACTGTTAAAGCACCGCCGCCAGGAGCAGCATTGTACTTAGTAAGTTCAGCATAACCACCAGCAGCGCCAAGAGCGTCTGTTGGGTTAGTTAAGCCAAGGTTCATTGCAACGCCAGCCCAACCACCGATGCCTGATAAAACGCCAACGTGTTGTTTGCCACCGTTTGTGTATGTGAATGCATTACCAATCACACCTGAACCAACTTGGAATTTCCAAAGTTCTTTACCTGTCTTAGCGTCAAGAGCTTTGAACCAACGATCAAGAGTTCCGTAGAACACTAAGTCTGTAGCAGTATTTAAAGAACCGCCCCAAGCTGAGAACTTCTCTTTGTTGTACCAAACTTTTTTGTTAGTCATTGGATCATAAGCGCCGAAGCCACCCATTACACCGTCTGGACCAGCAAACATAGTTAATGTTGCACCAACCCATGGTTGACCTGCTACATACTTAGACTCAACTGGTTCGTATGTCATACAAACGTGGTTAAGTGGTGAGTAGATAAGGCCAGTCTTAGGTGAGTAAGAAGCTGGTTGTTGATCTTTTGTACCCAATGCAGCTGGGCATACACCCTTAGCATTGTAGTCTTGGTGCGTAGAAGCTGTAGCTAACTTGTTAGGTACACCAGATTTCATGTCAACGTCAGTTGCCCAGTTAACAAATGGATGTACTTTTTCTGCAGCAACTAAGACGCCGTTGTCAGCTTGCCATGTATAAGCAAAACCGTTACGGTCATGGTGCCATGCGTATGTCTTGCCACCATTGTCAAATAAGATCACTTCGTTAATACCGTCGTAATCCCACTCATCATGTGGTGTCATTTGCATACCCCAGCGTGCCATACCAGTGTTTAAGTCACGTGCGAAAACAGTCATAGACCATTTATTGTCGCCTGGACGTACATCTGGATTCCAAACTGATGGGTTACCTGTACCGTAGTACACTAAGTTTGTTTTTGGATCGTACGGATACCAACCCCATACAGAGCCTCCACCATGTTGCCAACCATCTTTAACTGCTTGTGGTTTCAACCATGTTTTAAGACCTAGATCTTTTTCGCCACCTTTTAACTTAGCAGTATCAATTTTCTTGAATGAACCGCCTTGTTTGTTACCACCATTAACGTCTTCATAGACTGATAATGCTGAGTAAAGTGGTGTGTCTTTATTGAAGTCTTTGCCGATTAATACTTCAGCATCAGGACCTGTTGAGTATGCTTTCCAAGCTAATGAACCGTCTTTAAGGTTGTAAGCTGCCATAAAGCAACGTACACCAAATTCAGCACCAGAACAGCCTGTTAAGATTTTATCTTTAATCACGTGCGGAGCGTTTGTATTTGTAGCACCAACTTTTGGATCTACGTTTCTAACGTCCCAGATTTTTTTGCCGGTTTTAGCATCTAAAGCAACTACCATACCGTCATTTTGATTTAGGATAATTTTACCGTCACCGTAACCAAGACCACGGTTCACGTTATCGCAGCAAAGAACTGCTTGAACTGAAGGATCTTGTTTTGGGAAGTAAGACCAAACGATTTTTTGATTGTCGTTTAAGTCAAGCGCGTAAACGTTGTTTGGGAATGCTGTATGTACATACATCATGTTACCAACAACAACTGGAGAACCTTCGTGACCACGGTTTACACCGGTTGCGAATGTCCAAGCTGCTTTAAGGTTTTTTACGTTACCTTGGTTGATTTGAGATAATGTGCTGTAAGCTTGATTTGAGTAGTTACCGCGAGGTGCTGCCCAGTTATCAGCATTAGCCATTGCTTTTTCTTGATCAGCAGCTGCTGAAGCAATCATTGGCATTGCCACTGATAGACCAGCTACTAAACCAAGAGCTAACTTGATTTTGTTAATTTTCATATAAATCTCCATAGTTTTTACTAAGGGTTTTAAAAGAAGTAAACTCTCTTGTCACTTTAAAATTTAAAGTGTTTCGCTTTAAAGACTTTTAAGGTGCTTCGAAGGCTTACTTTCAGCACAATTTGACTCGTGCTTGAGTAGTAATATATGCCTCTTTTTTTTAAATTGCAACACTTTCGTTACAATTTGTTAACATTTTTTTAGGGCTTTTTTGACAAAAAACCTGATTTCAGTAATTTTTGTTAAAATAGTCAATAAAATCAATAAGAAAGACAATTATTTCCTATGCCTAGTAACTCTTTATATACCTTATACCCAGAGATTTCACCGTATCATGCCACCTGGATAGATAGGCCTCATGGACACAAAGTTTATGTCGAGATTTCCGGAAACCCCCATGGAAAACCGATTATTTTCCTTCATGGCGGGCCTGGTGGAGGCACTAATCCTAAACAGCGTCAGTTTTTTGACCCCAAACACTACCAAATCATTCTTTTTGATCAAAGGGGTTGTGGTCAAAGTAAACCTTTAGGTGAAGTCAATGGTAATACAACGGCAGATCTTATATCTGACATGGAAGCCATTCGAGAACATCTTCATATTAAGCACTGGATTATTTTTGGTGGCTCCTGGGGTAGCGCCTTAGCGCTAGCTTACGCCAATCAATACCCACAAACTATCAAAGCACTTATATTGCGAGGTATTTTCTTAAGTCGCGAAACTGAACTTAATTGGTTTCTAGATGAGGTCAAAGCTTTTTTCCCGGAAGCGCATCGAACTCTTCTTCATTACTTGCCAGAAGATAAACGTGACGATCTTATAAAAAATTATAGTGCGCTTGTATTTTCAAACGATTTAAAAATCAGCGGGCCGGCTTCCATTGCATGGAATCAATTCGAAGGCGGTCTTTTAAAATTACTACCTCAAGTCGAAGAAAATAAGACGCTCACAGATGACGATATACAAAATGAAATTGCGCGCGCACGCGTTCAGCTTCATTACATCAAAGATAAATGTTTTATTGATGGAAAGAAGATATTAGAAGAAGTGAAAAAATTAAAAGATGTTCCTACAACGATCATTCAGGGACGTTACGATATGGTCTGTCCGCCGATCACGGCTTATGAGCTTCACCAACATATGCTTCATGCCGATTTTATTATGGTGCCTGATGCAGGACACTCTGCATCTGAACCATCAATGACGCATGAACTCATAAAAGCTACAAATAATTACAGAATATTATCGTGATAATAAAACTTCATCCTCTTTTTAAAAATCTTTATCAAAAAAAAGATGAGTCTCTTCCTATTTTCATGATGAAAGAAACATTGGCAGGATGTAAACGCCATAATGTGTTTGGTTTAACTGCGTCTCTTTCTTTTTTCTCTCTTTTTGCTTTAATACCAATGATTCTTCTCATTTTCTTTTTCTTGAGTCATTGGTTAGTCAATTCAGAATTTGCCTTAGGGAAATTAGCACTTCTCACGAGCAATCTTTTACCGCAAATTAGTAAAAAAATTATGCTTGAAGTCTTCAAGATATCAAGCCACACGAAAGCATGGGGCATCTTAGGCACCCTTATTTTATTATGGGCAGCAACGCCGCTTACCAGCTCGCTGCGCGCCAGTCTGCTTATTATCTCAGCCACTGAAGAAAATCCATCATTCTTAAAAAGTAAGATTCGAGATATCGTCTCTATCATTGGGATTCTTTTTCTTTTCTTTCTTTTCACTCTGTCAGGCATGGTCATACAAAAAACCGCTGTCTTTTTTAGTGAGTATTTAAGTTTTTTTAATTCACAAATGATTTATTTTATAAGCTCATTTTCGTTTGTTGTTTTATCACTCACACTTTTTAATCGATTTTTCTTTCCAATCAAGGTAGATGTAAAACATATTATTTTAGGTTCACTACTGACAGCATTCTTGTGGCTTATGCTCCGCTCAACGTTTGACATCTTTCTATCTTTAAGTCATTCATACGGAACCTTCTTTGGCGGGATGCGAAATCTTTTCATTTCGCTCATTTGGCTATATTTGAATATTGCTTCTTATTTAGTTGGGGTAGAACTGATGGCGACACTTCACAAAAAAGATATGTTGTTATTAAAAAAATTATTTGACGACTCCATTCCGCTTTCAAGCTCTTTCATTCATTATCTTGCTTCACGTTACGGAAAAATATACCGACAAAATGAAATGATTTTTGAGCAAGGTAATCGCGAACATAATGTATATTTTATTGTTCAAGGCTCAGTGGATTTAATTCAAGATAGTCGCGTGATAAGGTCTTTAAAGGCTCATGAATACTTTGGTGAAATGGCAGTCTTAAATGAAACACCAACGATTGCTTCAGCGATGTCAACTGCTAACGAATCTGAGATCATTGCGATTCCAAAAGTGCATCTTGAAATGATGTTGGCTGATGAACCTAAAGTAGCGATGAAATTTTTAAGGAAAATGTCTTTGCGATTGCAGCAACGTTAAAAGTTAGCAGGTTTTAAATCAAAAGCAATACAAATCCTTTCTTCATTAGAGCTAAAAGGTATCGTTCGGTGAAAAACGGAGGATGGGAAGAAAACAACATCCCCGACCTGCGGTAAGTATAGTTTTTTTTCAAAGTCATCATGCATTCTCGGATAATCATCACCATCGATACTTAATTCAATACCACCTTCATCAGGATGTTTTTTTTGTTGCGGAATTGACAAATAAACAGCGCCACTGATCCAACCTTCCTCATGAATATGTGATGCAAGATGCCCGCCTGTTTGCATTTTGACAAACCATGAACTACTAAACTCAATCGTTTTTGGAAAAGCTTTAATAAACATCGAATCTTCATGCTTATAGTGGTCATAGTATTTTTTAATAAGCAGTGTAATTTCTTGCGACAATCTTTTAAATGATGGATCTTTACGTTTAAAAAGATTGCCAGATGATTGAATGCCATTGACTAAGCGACTTTGCATACGCTCAGAAATATCAGCTTCAGTAATATCACTTAAGAGTGATTGCAATAAATTATCCTTAGGATCTTTTAATGCATCCACTTGACCATGAAACACAAAATGAAGTGGGTCTGGACAAAAATTGTAGCGATCTTTTTTAGCAAAGTTTTTTGCATAATGTGTTGAAAGCGTTGCTAAAAGAGGTGAGGTATTCTTTTTACCCATCGCCACACTTAATTCTTTGTCGAAGATATCGAATTGCTTTGTCTTATATAGGCAGTAAAGCGATCGCTCTTCCCAGTCGTTTAATTGAGAGGCTTTATAAAACTCATAAGCATCTTGAAATTTTTTGTTGTCATGAAGAAATGTTGCAAGATTGTAATTAGCGATTGGGTTTTCTGGGTTGATTGATACAGCTTCTCTTAACCAACGATTAGCTTGCACAATTTCACCTTGGTGCCATAACGCATCACCGATGACTGAACAAACTTCAGCATCTTGCGGATTCTTCTCTAACGCTTTTCGGTAAGATTGGATAGCCTCTTCTAAATGTCCCTGATTACGATATGCATTACCTAAATTAAAATGACCTCGGGCGTGATCTTGAATTTTGAGTGATTGCTTAAAAGCCTGAATAGCTTCATCAAATTCACCTTGTAGCAAATAGACAGCCCCTAAACTGCCATGTGCCTCATAAAAGCCTGGCTCCAATTCAATCGCTTTTTTATAAGCACTTAGAGCTTTGTCAAATTGTGATTGACTTTGAAAAGCTATGCCAAGATTAAAATAAGCCACTACTAAATCTGGTTTAATCTGAATTGCTTTTTGATAATTTAGAATTGCGCCTTCGCTATCGCCCATCTGATATAAGACTGAACCTAAATTAAATTGTATTTCTGCAAATTGTGGTTGAATCTTTAAAATATTTCGATAGCTATCTGCGGCCTCTTTAAATTTGTTTTGTGCCTCTAAAGATACACCTAAGACATTATGCAAAATTAGTTCTTTTGGAAAATCTTCTAATAAAGCTTTCGCTTTTTTTTCCGCTAAAGCGAATTGATTAGATTGATGAAGTTGAATTAAATCATTAGCATCTGATGATTTGAATACCTTCATATCAATCTTGTTTAATGATGCGGTGTATCTTCTGCAATTTTATCCATAATCGCAAAAAGAACGCCTGAAACAATAAAGGTCAAATGTATGCCCACCATCCATGCCATTTGTGTATTCGTTAATATTTGTCCTGGTGTAGATGCATGCATAAAAGCTTTTAAAAGATCAATCGCTGAAATAGCTACAATCGAACCAATTAATTTAAGTTTTAACCCTGAGTAATCCACTTTCCCCATCCAATGGGGTTTATCTTCGTGGTTGTCCACATCAATTTTAGACACAAAATTTTCATAGCCACTAAAAATAACCATAATGAGAAGATTGGCCACAAGCGTCATGTCAACTAAAGCAAGTATAGATAAAACGATTTCTCGTTCTGGAGTGTCAACCACGGTCATAACTATATGAAAAAATTCTTGCCCAAATTTTACAAACAAACATAAGAGACCACCCACTAAACCCAAGTACATAGGCGCTAGAATCCAGCGACTCTTAAATACGACTTTCTCTAGAATTTCTTCAATTTTCATGCAAGCTCCATTGGCTATCGTTAATTGGATAAATCATATCATTACTCAGTCTTCTATATATTTGAGTAATGATTGAAAAAAACTACTATTAGGATACTATTTTATCTTTACTTTCGTAAGTCATGTGATGTCGAACGATTCAATTATTATCCATGGTCATCTTTTAAAAGAAGCGCGGGAAGATTTAAATCTTTCTCTTGAAGATGTCGCTCGCCATTTAACCTTAAACGTTAAACACATTACCTCGATGGAAGAAAATAAGAAAGATGGGTTTGTATCTACCTCAATTAAACTGATTTCTATTAGAAAATATATAGCCTTTCTTGAACTAGATATTGATACGGTTATTGAACATAAGAAAAATAAAGCAAAGTCTTTGTTACTGCCTGAGCCGGAAATTGAAAAAGATGTTGGTGTGGCGGAGCATCCGTCGAATAAACAAATACTTTTTCTATCATCAAAAATAAAATTATTCTTTTTGTGGGCAAAAACACACATTAGAGTACGGTATATTTTTTACTTCATTACTTTCCTTTTTATTTCTAACTTTTTGATTGGCGTATATCAAAAATATGCTGTCGCTCACAAAAACTTTGAAGGGCGAGAAGTCGATTTGCCCAATATTGAATCACTCCCAAACGATATTGCCACTTATGAAATTAAACCCGGTGAACAAACATCAGAAGCGCACGAATCACTGCCCATTCAAATCAAAAAGGCTGAAGAAAATAAAAGGGAGATGAAAGATGTTGCAATTAAAATGTGTGGACAAACAGTTTCAAAACCACTTACACAAATCTCATCCCCTACAGACCCTCTGAAGCCTAGCGATTACTTCCATATCATCTCAAAAGGCCAGCAAACGATTTGTATATTAGATAGCCAGGGCAAAGAGGATAAGTATCTGATGACTGAAGGTCAAAAATTAACTTACCGAGGTGGAAAGGCTCCTTTTAAACTTTTGATTAATCCCGAACTTAGTGAAATTTTTTATGAAGGCTGGCTAGTTAAACTCAAACTTGATCAAAGCTATATTCAACTGAATCCTAAAACCTATAATTGAATTAAGCTTATTTAAATTTTCTCACAGCGCCTGTTACTACACCCCATATTTGAAACTGAACCCCTTCTAAAACTTCAATAGGGCTGAATGCTTCGTTTGCAGGAATTAAGCGAGGAGAGCCATTTTTATTTTTAGCTAAAGTCTTGACCGTAAACTCACCATCTAACGATGCCAATACAATATCGCCAATAGAAGCTTCCTGAGATCGATCTACAATCACTACATCGTTGTCATGGATACCAGCGTTATCCATCGAATTTCCTTTAATGCGTACAAAAAAGGTCGTATCAGCTTCTCGAATAAGATAATCATTAAGATCCATTCTTTTCTCAACATGATCATCTGCTTGGGACGGAAGCCCTGCGGGCACCTTGTGTTCAAATAAAGGAATCTTAGCTTTAGTCATCACCTCATTCACTAAATCAATCGATACCACATTTGAAATTTCTTGGATCTTCCTTTTGGCGTAAGCCTCTAGGATATTTGAAATTACAGCAGTTTGGCTTTCTGGCACTCTGACTAAAGTTGTCTTCTCACCAAATTTTCCGGTGCCTAATTTTCGTCCAGCGCCTGCTCTTTTACCGCCTCGAATAGGAACAATTTTTTTCATTTGAATATTGTAACAAGAATCAAATGAAAAGAAAGCTTTATTTTTAATTAAGTAGATATCGATAGAACCCTTATCTATTGCGAAAAAAATTGAATATGACTGTTGACAAGGCTTAAAAATCAATGCAAAGTACGCCTAGACCTTCTATGACGCTGTCATTTCAATGGTCTTACATATCTTAATTTACATTTGGAGGAATTATGAATAAAGGCGAACTAATCGAAGCAGTTGCAAAAGCAGCAGGTTCAACAAAAGCAGACGCTGGTCGTGCGATTGATGCAACACTTGCAGCTATCACTAAAGCACTTAAAAAAGGTGACGTAGTAACGCTCATCGGTTTTGGTACTTTTAAAGTTTCTAAACGCGCTGCACGAGTTGGTCGTAACCCACAAACTGGTAAAGAACTTAAAATACCAGCACGTAAGGCTCCAACATTCAAAGCGGGTGCTGCACTTAAAGCGGCAGTTAACTAAGCTTAGAATTAGTTATTCATTTAAAAGCGCTTGGGTTTAAACCCAAGCGCTTTTTTTATGGCTTAAAATAAAGCGCTATGCCTTATTACATCAAAGGAAATAAGATTGAATTGCTTAAAAACGGTAAAGATTATTTTGCTGCCGTTATTCAATCTATCAAAAAAGCCCGAAAAAGTATTTTTATAGAAGCCTATATATTTAGTCATGATATGACGGGCAAGAAAATACTAACCGTACTTAAAGAGGCTAGTCAAAAAGGTATAAAGGTCTATTTATTACTGGATGGATTTGGAAGTCGCGATCTTTCACTAAAAGTGATTAATGAAATTAAAGCTTCAAAAATCTACTTCCTTTTTTATCACCCAAAAATTGCGCCCTATCAAATGAAGCGCATTTCATTAAGACGACTTCATCGCAAAATGATTTTAATCGACCATGAAATTGCTTATATCGGTGGCATCAACATTATTGACGATATGCATGTACCTAATGGAAAAGCGCCACGTATTGACTATGCAGCTCAAATAA from Candidatus Methylopumilus planktonicus includes these protein-coding regions:
- a CDS encoding c-type cytochrome, which codes for MLVKKVLMSSLLVSMMTIVSVASADVTFVKTTDGSTFKLDAALFDTPAAKEFLATGKNSYVGNAEAEAKGKKLFGLYSCTQCHGGDAKGQVGPGLVGPTFRYPKDATNKGMFETLWHGTNGGMGGKGLGIMDATDPTNGLKVDELLKVIAWVRTQGKGLTGNE
- a CDS encoding 2OG-Fe(II) oxygenase family protein: MKVFKSSDANDLIQLHQSNQFALAEKKAKALLEDFPKELILHNVLGVSLEAQNKFKEAADSYRNILKIQPQFAEIQFNLGSVLYQMGDSEGAILNYQKAIQIKPDLVVAYFNLGIAFQSQSQFDKALSAYKKAIELEPGFYEAHGSLGAVYLLQGEFDEAIQAFKQSLKIQDHARGHFNLGNAYRNQGHLEEAIQSYRKALEKNPQDAEVCSVIGDALWHQGEIVQANRWLREAVSINPENPIANYNLATFLHDNKKFQDAYEFYKASQLNDWEERSLYCLYKTKQFDIFDKELSVAMGKKNTSPLLATLSTHYAKNFAKKDRYNFCPDPLHFVFHGQVDALKDPKDNLLQSLLSDITEADISERMQSRLVNGIQSSGNLFKRKDPSFKRLSQEITLLIKKYYDHYKHEDSMFIKAFPKTIEFSSSWFVKMQTGGHLASHIHEEGWISGAVYLSIPQQKKHPDEGGIELSIDGDDYPRMHDDFEKKLYLPQVGDVVFFPSSVFHRTIPFSSNEERICIAFDLKPANF
- a CDS encoding YhjD/YihY/BrkB family envelope integrity protein: MIIKLHPLFKNLYQKKDESLPIFMMKETLAGCKRHNVFGLTASLSFFSLFALIPMILLIFFFLSHWLVNSEFALGKLALLTSNLLPQISKKIMLEVFKISSHTKAWGILGTLILLWAATPLTSSLRASLLIISATEENPSFLKSKIRDIVSIIGILFLFFLFTLSGMVIQKTAVFFSEYLSFFNSQMIYFISSFSFVVLSLTLFNRFFFPIKVDVKHIILGSLLTAFLWLMLRSTFDIFLSLSHSYGTFFGGMRNLFISLIWLYLNIASYLVGVELMATLHKKDMLLLKKLFDDSIPLSSSFIHYLASRYGKIYRQNEMIFEQGNREHNVYFIVQGSVDLIQDSRVIRSLKAHEYFGEMAVLNETPTIASAMSTANESEIIAIPKVHLEMMLADEPKVAMKFLRKMSLRLQQR
- a CDS encoding NAD(P)/FAD-dependent oxidoreductase, which gives rise to MHKIVIVGGGAGGLELATKLGDTLGKNKKAEITLIDCTKTHVWKPLLHEIAAGSMNPDKHELEYMAQAHWHHFRFRLGRMDRLNRRKKEISIASYIDEDGKEIIPRRSFHYDTLVISVGSTTNDFGIKGAAEHSIALDTQEQAEVFHQKLHHAILKAQTQKKSIQPGQLEVVIVGAGATGVELAAELHKATREMTVYGIDRVNPDRDIKISIIEASSRLLPALPKKLSNSVALELRKLNVHLYLGERVTEVSAKGIKTHTKKIISSGLVVWAAGVKAPDFLKNIDGLETNRINQLMVNSSLQTTKDDSIFAFGDCAACPIDGTDQYVPPRAQAAHQQANLLFKSMKLRVKGKTHLPRYVYKDYGSLVNLGTYSTVGNLMGSLIGDSMFIEGIIARLMYQSLYKMHLMALHGFTSMALQSLARMITRRSEAQVKLH
- a CDS encoding quinoprotein dehydrogenase-associated putative ABC transporter substrate-binding protein; translated protein: MFKKIMMFLYVMNIAFMGNAFAAGQEREDGLPGMPYRTPVDKEFRVCADPENLPYSNQKGEGFENKIAEVLAKDLGKELGYEFWLDRQGYLRNTINAQRCDVIIGMGSDVDSLRTSKPYYRSGYVFVYRKSSNYNIKDWDSEDLRKGIIGIVGESPPTIALRDHDLMGNARPYRLQRDLNLPPGHMIDDLVAGKIDVAIIWGPIGGYYAKAAKEPLVIVPLPEFKSERNSFDTQKGKSEFNVSLAVRKKDKDRMEMIQGALDRNQSKIMKILDDYGIPHVPVVMGDKTGK
- the pip gene encoding prolyl aminopeptidase; translated protein: MPSNSLYTLYPEISPYHATWIDRPHGHKVYVEISGNPHGKPIIFLHGGPGGGTNPKQRQFFDPKHYQIILFDQRGCGQSKPLGEVNGNTTADLISDMEAIREHLHIKHWIIFGGSWGSALALAYANQYPQTIKALILRGIFLSRETELNWFLDEVKAFFPEAHRTLLHYLPEDKRDDLIKNYSALVFSNDLKISGPASIAWNQFEGGLLKLLPQVEENKTLTDDDIQNEIARARVQLHYIKDKCFIDGKKILEEVKKLKDVPTTIIQGRYDMVCPPITAYELHQHMLHADFIMVPDAGHSASEPSMTHELIKATNNYRILS
- a CDS encoding methanol/ethanol family PQQ-dependent dehydrogenase, giving the protein MKINKIKLALGLVAGLSVAMPMIASAAADQEKAMANADNWAAPRGNYSNQAYSTLSQINQGNVKNLKAAWTFATGVNRGHEGSPVVVGNMMYVHTAFPNNVYALDLNDNQKIVWSYFPKQDPSVQAVLCCDNVNRGLGYGDGKIILNQNDGMVVALDAKTGKKIWDVRNVDPKVGATNTNAPHVIKDKILTGCSGAEFGVRCFMAAYNLKDGSLAWKAYSTGPDAEVLIGKDFNKDTPLYSALSVYEDVNGGNKQGGSFKKIDTAKLKGGEKDLGLKTWLKPQAVKDGWQHGGGSVWGWYPYDPKTNLVYYGTGNPSVWNPDVRPGDNKWSMTVFARDLNTGMARWGMQMTPHDEWDYDGINEVILFDNGGKTYAWHHDRNGFAYTWQADNGVLVAAEKVHPFVNWATDVDMKSGVPNKLATASTHQDYNAKGVCPAALGTKDQQPASYSPKTGLIYSPLNHVCMTYEPVESKYVAGQPWVGATLTMFAGPDGVMGGFGAYDPMTNKKVWYNKEKFSAWGGSLNTATDLVFYGTLDRWFKALDAKTGKELWKFQVGSGVIGNAFTYTNGGKQHVGVLSGIGGWAGVAMNLGLTNPTDALGAAGGYAELTKYNAAPGGGALTVFSL